A single genomic interval of Saccharothrix saharensis harbors:
- a CDS encoding amidase → MTQPHELTALEQARAVRDGQLTPFELVEHHLDRIDRLDGEVGAYLAVTADRARAEAAAALVALRDGEDVSPLHGVPIAVKDNVAVAGVRFTSGSAAHADRVAEHDDDVVVRLRRSGMALLGKTNLGEFALPCYTENAIAPPTRNPWDPRRTPGGSSGGSAAAVAAGLAPLAHGTDLGGSIRIPASACGLVGVKPSRGLVDDGTGPDPFGLSVDGPLARTVGDAAALLDVLAGAAPGGPRAGSLLDHARRDPGRLRIAAMATPMVPDVEPHPDCVAAHRTTGELLEQLGHHVDEVVVPADYALVEAFGAVLAVVAALPPVADEDATMPFTRYLRELSGGVTGVRLARAVGAFRLAGRRLARELYGHYDVVLSPTLAEPPGILGSLRDDADPAAEFGRMAAFMPYTALANICGLPSVNVPGCWNDEGLPIGVMLTGRHGEDATLIALAARLESARPWSGRTAAPR, encoded by the coding sequence ATGACGCAACCGCACGAGTTGACCGCGCTGGAGCAGGCCCGGGCGGTGCGCGACGGACAGCTCACGCCCTTCGAGCTCGTCGAGCACCACCTGGACCGCATCGATCGGCTCGACGGTGAGGTCGGCGCCTACCTCGCCGTCACCGCCGACCGGGCGCGGGCCGAGGCCGCCGCGGCGCTGGTGGCCCTGCGCGACGGCGAGGACGTGTCCCCCCTGCACGGCGTGCCGATCGCGGTCAAGGACAACGTGGCGGTGGCGGGCGTGCGCTTCACCTCCGGGTCGGCCGCGCACGCCGATCGCGTGGCCGAGCACGACGACGACGTGGTGGTGAGGTTGCGCCGGTCCGGCATGGCGCTGCTCGGCAAGACGAACCTGGGCGAGTTCGCCCTGCCCTGCTACACCGAGAACGCCATCGCGCCGCCGACGCGCAACCCGTGGGACCCCCGGCGCACGCCGGGCGGCTCCAGCGGCGGGTCGGCGGCCGCCGTGGCGGCGGGCCTGGCGCCGCTCGCGCACGGCACCGACCTGGGCGGCTCGATCCGCATCCCGGCCTCGGCGTGCGGCCTGGTCGGTGTCAAGCCCAGCCGCGGGCTGGTGGACGACGGCACCGGCCCGGACCCGTTCGGCCTGTCCGTCGACGGACCGCTCGCGCGCACCGTCGGGGACGCCGCGGCGCTGCTCGACGTGCTGGCGGGCGCGGCACCCGGCGGCCCGCGGGCGGGCTCGTTGCTCGACCACGCCCGCCGCGACCCCGGTCGGCTGCGGATCGCCGCCATGGCCACGCCGATGGTGCCGGATGTCGAACCGCACCCCGACTGCGTGGCCGCGCACCGCACGACCGGTGAGCTGCTGGAGCAGCTGGGCCACCACGTCGACGAGGTGGTGGTTCCCGCGGACTACGCGCTGGTGGAGGCGTTCGGCGCGGTGCTGGCGGTCGTCGCCGCGCTGCCGCCGGTGGCGGACGAGGACGCGACCATGCCGTTCACCCGCTACCTGCGGGAGCTGTCCGGCGGGGTGACCGGGGTGCGGCTGGCGCGGGCGGTCGGGGCGTTCCGGCTGGCCGGCAGACGCCTCGCGCGCGAGCTGTACGGCCACTACGACGTGGTGCTGAGCCCGACGCTGGCCGAACCGCCCGGCATCCTCGGCTCGTTGCGCGACGACGCCGATCCGGCGGCCGAGTTCGGGCGGATGGCCGCGTTCATGCCGTACACGGCCCTGGCGAACATCTGCGGCCTGCCGAGCGTCAACGTGCCGGGCTGCTGGAACGACGAGGGCCTGCCGATCGGCGTGATGCTCACGGGCCGGCACGGCGAGGACGCCACGCTGATCGCCTTGGCGGCGCGGCTGGAGTCGGCGCGCCCGTGGTCGGGCCGGACCGCCGCGCCCCGATGA
- a CDS encoding 3-hydroxyacyl-ACP dehydratase FabZ family protein produces MSAADVIRILPHRHPVLLVDRVVEVVPGKSLTAVKAVSVNEPCYTDLAPGDPVDYPSTLLVESWCQAAVLLARWGEPDPAATTGAVVLFGAIADVGFHHPVTPGCVVRHEVRLLSAAGPTTVFGGRSVVDEQVVMTVGRVVTTSRAATELRA; encoded by the coding sequence GTGAGCGCCGCCGATGTGATCCGGATCCTCCCGCACCGCCACCCGGTCCTGCTGGTGGACCGGGTGGTGGAGGTCGTGCCGGGGAAGTCGCTGACGGCGGTCAAGGCGGTCAGTGTCAACGAACCCTGCTACACCGACCTCGCGCCGGGTGACCCGGTCGACTACCCGTCGACCCTGCTGGTCGAGTCGTGGTGCCAGGCCGCCGTGCTGCTGGCGCGCTGGGGTGAGCCGGACCCGGCTGCCACGACGGGGGCCGTGGTCCTGTTCGGCGCCATCGCTGACGTCGGGTTCCACCACCCGGTCACGCCCGGCTGCGTCGTCCGGCACGAAGTGCGGCTGCTGTCGGCCGCGGGACCGACCACCGTGTTCGGCGGGCGGTCGGTGGTGGACGAGCAGGTGGTGATGACGGTCGGCCGGGTGGTGACGACCTCGCGCGCCGCCACCGAGCTGCGCGCCTGA
- a CDS encoding 3-hydroxyacyl-ACP dehydratase FabZ family protein, producing MADRAQRARGFLDRRGPAVEVVERTGSTTVARTVVDPADPVFAGHYPGFPILPGVSLVEFAHRAAHATLPGPDGAAARWAAVEQARFLAPVPPGAELTARLEWRPGADASTLRCDVAIAGPEGPVARVRLRYEVGHGSTERTTT from the coding sequence GTGGCCGATCGTGCGCAGCGGGCCCGCGGCTTCCTGGACCGGCGCGGCCCGGCCGTCGAAGTGGTCGAGCGCACCGGGTCGACCACCGTCGCGAGGACGGTGGTCGACCCGGCCGACCCGGTGTTCGCCGGGCACTACCCGGGTTTCCCGATCCTCCCGGGCGTGTCGTTGGTCGAGTTCGCCCACCGCGCGGCTCACGCGACCCTCCCGGGTCCGGACGGGGCCGCCGCGCGGTGGGCCGCCGTCGAGCAGGCGAGGTTCCTGGCTCCCGTGCCGCCGGGCGCGGAGCTGACCGCGCGACTGGAGTGGCGACCCGGCGCCGACGCCTCGACCCTGCGCTGCGACGTGGCGATCGCCGGCCCGGAAGGCCCGGTCGCCCGCGTGAGGCTGCGGTACGAGGTCGGGCACGGGTCGACGGAGAGGACGACGACGTGA
- a CDS encoding beta-ketoacyl-ACP synthase III — translation MVDRTARGDGPMTGAVVLGVGGSLPGRVVTNDDLATRLDTSDEWIRSRTGIGARRWVEPGTATSDLAVDAGARALRSAGVSTVDAVIVATTTPDRLCPAVAPEVAARLGLVGTPAHDVAAVCTGFLYGLANGVGLIASGAARTVLLIAAETFSTILDPQDRGTAVIFGDGAGAVVLGAAGPGAPGAVGPCVLGSDGIGADLIQIPAGGSRQRSSGLAAAPGEHYFKMRGKEVFRQAVERMAEVSLDALARAGLTVGDIDHLAPHQANMRICAAVAHRLGVPEDRVLANLDEVGNTAAASIPVLLAQAAADGRVKAGDQVLAVAFGGGLTWGAVTLAWPDAVASFGTFVPAGS, via the coding sequence ATGGTCGACCGCACCGCGCGGGGAGACGGCCCGATGACCGGAGCGGTGGTGCTCGGCGTGGGCGGCAGCCTGCCGGGCCGGGTGGTCACCAACGACGACCTGGCCACCCGGCTCGACACGTCGGACGAGTGGATCCGGTCGCGCACCGGCATCGGTGCCCGGCGGTGGGTCGAGCCTGGCACGGCCACGTCGGACCTCGCGGTCGACGCCGGCGCACGGGCCCTGCGCTCGGCGGGTGTGTCCACTGTGGACGCGGTGATCGTGGCCACCACGACACCCGACCGGCTGTGCCCCGCGGTGGCCCCCGAGGTGGCGGCCAGGCTGGGCCTGGTGGGCACGCCGGCCCACGACGTGGCCGCGGTGTGCACCGGGTTCCTCTACGGCTTGGCCAACGGCGTGGGCCTGATCGCCAGCGGCGCGGCGCGCACCGTGCTGCTGATCGCGGCGGAGACCTTCTCCACCATCCTCGACCCGCAGGACCGGGGCACGGCCGTGATCTTCGGCGACGGTGCGGGGGCGGTGGTGCTCGGCGCGGCCGGACCAGGAGCGCCGGGCGCGGTGGGCCCGTGCGTGCTCGGCAGCGACGGCATCGGCGCCGACCTGATCCAGATCCCGGCCGGCGGGTCGCGGCAGCGGTCCTCCGGCCTGGCCGCCGCCCCTGGCGAGCACTACTTCAAGATGCGCGGCAAGGAGGTCTTCCGGCAGGCCGTCGAGCGCATGGCGGAGGTTTCCCTCGACGCGCTGGCCCGTGCGGGGCTGACCGTCGGCGACATCGACCACCTCGCGCCGCACCAGGCCAACATGCGCATCTGCGCGGCGGTGGCGCACCGCCTGGGGGTGCCCGAGGACAGGGTGCTGGCCAACCTCGACGAGGTCGGCAACACCGCCGCCGCGTCGATCCCGGTGTTGCTGGCGCAGGCGGCGGCCGACGGCCGGGTGAAGGCGGGCGACCAGGTCTTGGCGGTGGCCTTCGGCGGCGGGTTGACCTGGGGTGCGGTCACCCTGGCGTGGCCGGACGCCGTCGCGAGCTTCGGCACGTTCGTGCCGGCGGGGAGCTGA
- a CDS encoding beta-ketoacyl-[acyl-carrier-protein] synthase family protein, which translates to MSGLDIAVTGLGLVTPGGVGVEASWAAVRAGRSTAAHDPALAANEVSISCRVPDFDADALLGARRAVRLDRFAQLALVAAREAVADAGFGADAWDPMRVGVVIGTASGGGETFERQHGVLVREGAAGVSPLLLPMHLPNMVAGQVAMDLGVLGPNLVVSTACASGATAIGTACDLLTAGRCDVVLAGGAEALLNPLTMAGFARMGALSTTEDPAAASRPFDAGRDGFVAGEGAAVLVLQRARDARAEGRRVRARIVGYGASADAHHITNPHPRGRGVRTALLGALVDADAAPGDVDHVNAHGTSTPLNDLVEGRLLAELLPGKPLVTSTKGVTGHLLGAAGAAEAAFSVLSVEHGLVPPTANLDTLDPRLEIDVATAEVPRALDLVLSNSFGFGGQNAVLAIAKP; encoded by the coding sequence GTGAGCGGGCTCGACATCGCCGTCACCGGGCTGGGCCTGGTGACGCCGGGCGGGGTGGGCGTCGAGGCGAGCTGGGCCGCGGTGCGTGCGGGCCGCTCGACCGCGGCCCACGACCCGGCGCTCGCCGCGAACGAGGTGTCGATCTCCTGCCGCGTCCCGGACTTCGACGCCGACGCGCTTCTCGGCGCCCGTCGGGCGGTGCGGCTCGACCGGTTCGCGCAGCTCGCGCTCGTCGCGGCCCGCGAGGCGGTCGCGGACGCGGGCTTCGGTGCCGACGCCTGGGACCCGATGCGGGTGGGCGTGGTGATCGGCACCGCGTCCGGCGGTGGCGAGACCTTCGAGCGGCAGCACGGTGTGCTGGTCCGCGAGGGCGCCGCGGGCGTGTCGCCGCTGCTGCTGCCGATGCACCTGCCGAACATGGTGGCGGGGCAGGTCGCGATGGACCTCGGCGTGCTGGGTCCGAATCTGGTGGTGTCGACCGCCTGCGCGTCCGGCGCCACCGCCATCGGCACGGCGTGCGACCTGCTCACCGCGGGGCGGTGCGACGTGGTGCTGGCGGGCGGTGCCGAGGCGCTGCTCAACCCGCTGACCATGGCGGGATTCGCCCGCATGGGAGCGTTGTCCACCACGGAGGACCCGGCCGCGGCGTCGCGCCCGTTCGACGCCGGGCGGGACGGGTTCGTCGCCGGTGAAGGCGCGGCCGTGCTGGTGCTGCAACGCGCCCGGGACGCGCGGGCCGAGGGCAGGCGCGTGCGGGCGCGGATCGTCGGCTACGGGGCGAGCGCCGACGCGCACCACATCACGAACCCGCATCCGCGGGGACGCGGTGTGCGGACGGCGTTGCTCGGGGCGTTGGTCGACGCGGACGCCGCACCCGGCGACGTCGACCACGTCAACGCGCACGGCACGTCGACGCCCCTGAACGACCTGGTGGAAGGGCGGTTGCTGGCCGAGCTGCTGCCCGGCAAACCGCTGGTCACCTCGACCAAGGGCGTGACCGGGCACCTGCTGGGCGCTGCGGGCGCGGCCGAGGCGGCCTTCTCGGTGCTCTCGGTCGAGCACGGCCTCGTTCCGCCGACCGCGAACCTCGACACGCTCGACCCGCGGTTGGAGATCGACGTGGCGACCGCGGAGGTCCCGCGCGCGCTCGACCTCGTGCTGAGCAACTCGTTCGGATTCGGTGGGCAGAACGCGGTGCTCGCCATCGCGAAGCCGTGA
- a CDS encoding acyl carrier protein, giving the protein MYETLKNILVETLKIAPEQVTPEATKDDLELDSLAVVELSMVLGKEHGLHISDEELQDVETVGDIVALMEERRGAGR; this is encoded by the coding sequence GTGTACGAAACTTTGAAGAACATTCTCGTCGAGACTTTGAAGATCGCGCCGGAGCAGGTCACTCCGGAGGCGACCAAGGACGACCTGGAACTCGACTCGCTGGCCGTGGTCGAGTTGTCCATGGTCCTGGGCAAGGAGCACGGCCTGCACATCAGCGACGAGGAGCTGCAGGACGTGGAGACGGTGGGCGACATCGTGGCGCTCATGGAGGAGCGGCGCGGGGCCGGCCGGTGA